The following proteins come from a genomic window of Sphingosinicella flava:
- a CDS encoding OmpA family protein yields the protein MSQVSIPRWAMSLADLCLLLLGFFVILYTGKADIHEVARATRGAFGSEETDDVLVVEAPADLFFEEGEARLTRDGRSRFAAIGRRAAILGRRVQIESVGKSADAVRFDGWELSAARAAAVARVVKEGGVPAEHIEISMPPERRSPPPPPGQQITVIAR from the coding sequence ATGAGTCAGGTCAGCATTCCCAGATGGGCGATGAGTCTCGCCGATCTCTGCCTTCTTCTCCTGGGTTTCTTCGTCATCCTCTATACCGGCAAGGCCGATATCCATGAGGTCGCGCGGGCGACGCGCGGAGCGTTCGGATCGGAGGAGACGGATGATGTTCTGGTCGTCGAGGCGCCCGCGGATCTCTTCTTCGAAGAGGGGGAGGCTCGTCTGACGCGGGACGGACGATCGCGCTTCGCGGCCATCGGCCGGCGCGCGGCCATTCTGGGGCGCAGAGTACAGATCGAAAGCGTCGGCAAATCCGCCGATGCGGTCCGCTTCGACGGCTGGGAGCTGTCCGCCGCGCGCGCCGCCGCCGTGGCACGGGTAGTGAAGGAGGGCGGGGTTCCGGCCGAACATATTGAAATCTCCATGCCGCCCGAAAGGCGCTCGCCGCCGCCGCCGCCGGGTCAGCAGATCACCGTCATCGCGCGTTAG
- a CDS encoding flagellar basal body rod protein FlgB has translation MAGSNPLFGIHGTALALRSQRLSMLASNIANAATPGYKARDIDFDKAMGLAAQGQGLDGAADGAISYRVPVTQSLDGNTVELSTEQTLFAENAVQYRTTLAFLEGRISTVKRALRGE, from the coding sequence ATGGCAGGCTCAAACCCGCTTTTCGGAATACACGGCACGGCCTTGGCGCTCCGTTCGCAGCGGTTGTCGATGCTGGCATCCAATATCGCGAATGCGGCAACGCCGGGCTACAAGGCGCGGGACATCGATTTCGACAAGGCGATGGGCCTTGCCGCGCAAGGCCAGGGCCTCGACGGCGCAGCGGATGGCGCCATTTCCTATCGCGTGCCTGTCACGCAGTCGCTCGACGGGAACACCGTCGAATTGTCGACGGAGCAGACCCTCTTCGCGGAAAATGCGGTCCAGTACCGGACGACGCTCGCCTTCCTCGAAGGCCGCATCTCCACCGTCAAGCGCGCGTTGCGGGGAGAATAA
- a CDS encoding motility protein A, with amino-acid sequence MFEIVARLIDPISLLLVGGGTIAVTALRSTAEGFKSAFRALKPLVKARPAADAIMAERAVRQIQRISDIKGIALADRVDTSSLFVRRAAVKLADCHRADEFAAWARADIEERGLRHDAAINVWKSAADAAPSMGMIGTVLGLIGMFAAMDDPATLGPAMAIALLTTLYGLILSSVVAVPVAGRLEQLSLAERRWQEAVFARLEALARAEETPPLAAWPKRSGARG; translated from the coding sequence ATGTTCGAGATTGTGGCACGCCTGATAGACCCAATATCCCTCCTTCTGGTGGGAGGCGGCACCATTGCGGTAACGGCGCTTCGATCGACGGCTGAAGGATTCAAATCGGCATTCCGGGCGCTGAAGCCTCTGGTGAAGGCCCGCCCGGCCGCCGACGCGATTATGGCAGAGCGCGCGGTGCGCCAGATCCAGCGGATCAGCGACATCAAAGGCATCGCGCTTGCCGACCGCGTGGACACCTCCAGCCTTTTCGTGCGCCGCGCCGCGGTGAAGCTGGCGGATTGCCATCGGGCGGACGAATTCGCAGCTTGGGCCCGTGCGGACATCGAAGAGCGTGGGCTGCGCCATGATGCGGCCATCAATGTCTGGAAATCGGCGGCGGACGCGGCGCCTTCCATGGGAATGATCGGCACGGTTCTCGGCCTCATCGGGATGTTCGCGGCGATGGACGATCCCGCGACGCTCGGCCCCGCCATGGCGATCGCCCTCCTGACCACGCTTTACGGTCTGATATTGTCGAGCGTTGTTGCCGTGCCGGTTGCCGGCAGATTGGAGCAATTGTCGCTCGCCGAACGGCGCTGGCAGGAAGCGGTGTTCGCCCGCCTTGAAGCTTTGGCGCGCGCGGAAGAAACCCCTCCGCTCGCAGCCTGGCCCAAGCGCTCCGGCGCAAGGGGATGA
- the flhA gene encoding flagellar biosynthesis protein FlhA, with translation MSAAGVKKAVWLSAGRGAVLPAATLMLVMLMVVPIPAFLLDIGFVTNIMISLAVLMVALNVAKPLDFSSFPTVLLFATLLRLALNVASTRVVLVHGHEGGAAAGHVIEAFGSFLIGGDYAVGIFVFAILMIINMVVITKGAGRVSEVSARFTLDALPGKQMAIDADLNAGLMTPEEAKARRQEVATEADFYGSMDGASKFVKGDAVAGVLILVINIVGGLILGTVSHGLSLGEAAENYILLAIGDALVAQVPALLLSVAAASVVTRVSSPLDLSGQITSQFASTRAWTPVAAILLFLGVLPGMPHFIILSAAAVSGYIAWRLHNAPKPAEKAEVEAATAPSPSAIGWDEVSDGAALGLELGYGLIGLVDERKGAPLMARITGIRRQLSRELGFVVPLVRVRDELSLGPNTYRITVAGVICGEDEIWPEDLLALDSGDLLHDVDGRKVKDPTFGLDAVWIAPARRADAVVAGYTVVDPATVVATHLNHVVQMQAAELFGMDEAQNLLDALKEVAPQLVTGLTPQPLPLASIATLCRALLSEGVPLKDFRRISEAMADAAREEADPVQLVEKVRQRIGALIVQTIVPIKMPLPVITLDAELETLLAQAVRTGQNAHHPIEPGLAQKLVQAVGEVAGPLLGEARRFVVVTSPVARRALSRLLAPHIPDVRVLSFLEIPDGKSVEVVAVVGGAKEPMMLPEAVQ, from the coding sequence ATGAGCGCGGCGGGCGTGAAGAAAGCCGTGTGGCTGAGCGCGGGCCGCGGCGCGGTGCTGCCGGCCGCGACGTTGATGCTGGTCATGCTGATGGTCGTGCCGATCCCGGCTTTCCTGCTCGACATCGGCTTCGTCACGAACATCATGATCTCGCTCGCGGTTTTGATGGTGGCGCTGAACGTCGCCAAGCCGCTCGATTTTTCGTCTTTTCCAACCGTTCTTCTGTTCGCCACCCTGCTGCGCCTCGCGCTTAACGTGGCGTCTACCCGCGTCGTCCTCGTCCACGGCCATGAAGGCGGTGCGGCGGCGGGCCATGTCATCGAAGCCTTCGGTAGCTTCCTGATCGGCGGCGATTATGCCGTCGGCATCTTCGTCTTCGCGATCCTGATGATCATCAACATGGTCGTCATCACCAAGGGCGCAGGGCGCGTGTCCGAAGTATCCGCCCGCTTCACGCTCGACGCCCTGCCGGGCAAGCAGATGGCGATCGACGCCGATTTGAACGCCGGGCTGATGACGCCGGAAGAAGCCAAGGCACGCCGCCAGGAAGTGGCGACCGAGGCCGATTTCTACGGTTCGATGGACGGTGCGTCGAAATTCGTGAAGGGCGACGCAGTCGCGGGCGTCCTGATCCTCGTCATCAACATCGTCGGCGGCCTCATTCTCGGCACGGTCAGCCATGGCTTGTCGCTGGGCGAGGCGGCGGAAAATTATATCCTGCTCGCGATCGGCGACGCGCTCGTCGCGCAGGTGCCCGCGCTATTGCTTTCCGTCGCCGCCGCTTCGGTCGTGACGCGCGTGTCTTCGCCGCTCGACCTGTCCGGTCAGATTACCAGCCAGTTCGCTTCGACCCGAGCATGGACGCCGGTCGCCGCCATCCTCCTCTTCCTTGGCGTACTTCCCGGCATGCCGCATTTCATCATCCTGTCCGCCGCGGCGGTGTCCGGCTATATTGCCTGGCGCCTTCACAATGCGCCCAAGCCCGCAGAAAAGGCGGAGGTGGAGGCTGCGACGGCCCCGTCGCCGAGCGCCATCGGCTGGGACGAAGTCAGCGACGGCGCGGCTCTCGGTCTCGAACTCGGCTACGGCCTCATCGGATTGGTGGACGAGCGCAAGGGCGCGCCGCTGATGGCGCGCATCACCGGCATCCGCCGCCAGCTTTCGCGCGAACTCGGCTTCGTCGTGCCGCTGGTGCGGGTTCGCGACGAGCTTTCCCTTGGGCCCAACACTTATCGCATCACCGTCGCGGGCGTCATTTGCGGCGAAGACGAAATCTGGCCGGAAGACCTGCTGGCGCTCGATTCCGGCGATCTCCTCCATGATGTGGACGGCCGCAAGGTCAAGGATCCGACCTTCGGCCTCGACGCCGTGTGGATCGCGCCCGCCAGACGCGCCGATGCCGTCGTTGCCGGTTATACGGTTGTCGATCCGGCAACGGTGGTTGCGACCCATCTCAACCATGTCGTCCAAATGCAGGCGGCCGAACTCTTCGGCATGGATGAAGCACAGAACCTGCTCGATGCTTTGAAGGAGGTCGCGCCGCAGCTCGTCACCGGCCTCACTCCTCAGCCTCTGCCGCTCGCTTCCATCGCGACCTTGTGCCGTGCCTTGCTATCCGAAGGCGTGCCGCTGAAGGATTTCCGCCGCATCTCCGAAGCGATGGCGGATGCGGCGCGCGAGGAAGCCGATCCGGTTCAGCTCGTCGAAAAGGTCCGCCAGCGGATCGGCGCATTGATCGTGCAGACGATCGTGCCGATCAAGATGCCGCTGCCCGTCATTACCCTGGATGCCGAGCTTGAAACCCTGCTCGCCCAGGCGGTGCGCACCGGCCAGAACGCCCATCATCCGATCGAGCCAGGTCTTGCGCAGAAACTGGTCCAGGCGGTGGGCGAGGTGGCCGGGCCCTTGCTCGGCGAGGCGCGGCGCTTCGTCGTCGTCACATCGCCAGTCGCGCGCCGGGCGCTTTCACGTTTGCTGGCCCCGCATATTCCCGATGTGCGCGTCCTCTCCTTCCTCGAGATTCCGGACGGCAAATCCGTTGAAGTCGTCGCCGTCGTTGGCGGCGCAAAGGAGCCAATGATGCTGCCGGAAGCCGTTCAATGA
- a CDS encoding MinD/ParA family protein, which yields MMWNSVRKVRIVAVASGKGGVGKTNCSVNLAVALARLGKATMLVDADIGLANANILLGLNAPLTVGDVLARQCGLSDIIIEGPAGLKIVPGHNGSGVTAHLDRSDRRRLADVFRPYASTLDYLVLDTGTGIAPEALRLTAMSDLVTIVLSGEPTAFMDAYTLTKVLALDHGITSLAVVTNMVDDEGRGRELFRHFRDVVSRFLPTDLLYLGSVPNDDHVRKAVLRKQCCIEAFPRSQAAQAFGLIAHALAELDPKPRESGDRFFGMEALHGAR from the coding sequence ATGATGTGGAACAGCGTCAGAAAAGTCCGCATCGTCGCGGTCGCCAGCGGCAAGGGAGGGGTCGGCAAGACCAATTGCAGCGTCAATCTGGCGGTCGCCCTCGCGCGGCTTGGCAAGGCCACCATGCTGGTCGACGCCGATATCGGGCTTGCCAATGCGAACATCCTTCTCGGCCTCAACGCGCCGCTGACGGTCGGCGACGTTCTCGCGCGGCAATGCGGCCTTTCCGACATCATCATCGAAGGGCCCGCGGGGTTGAAGATCGTGCCCGGCCATAACGGCAGTGGCGTCACCGCCCATCTCGACCGGAGCGACCGGCGGCGGCTGGCCGACGTGTTCCGTCCTTATGCCTCGACGCTCGACTATCTGGTGCTCGACACCGGCACGGGCATCGCACCCGAAGCGCTGCGCCTCACCGCCATGTCCGATCTTGTGACGATCGTGCTGTCGGGTGAGCCGACCGCTTTCATGGATGCCTATACGCTGACCAAAGTGCTGGCGCTCGATCACGGCATTACGTCGCTCGCCGTCGTCACCAACATGGTGGACGACGAGGGCAGGGGGCGCGAGCTGTTCCGCCATTTCCGCGACGTGGTGAGCCGTTTTTTGCCGACCGACCTGCTCTATCTGGGCTCCGTGCCCAACGACGATCATGTCCGGAAAGCGGTGCTCAGGAAGCAATGCTGCATCGAAGCCTTTCCCCGCAGCCAGGCGGCGCAGGCCTTCGGCCTCATCGCTCATGCCTTGGCCGAACTCGATCCCAAGCCGCGCGAAAGCGGCGACCGCTTCTTTGGAATGGAGGCCCTTCATGGCGCTCGTTGA
- the flgC gene encoding flagellar basal body rod protein FlgC yields MAGPMNVFDIAGRAMSAQLVRLNTTASNLANAGSVSGTKEGAFRALKPVFQSVGDAPGMATVSVQDVVQAGTEPTKRHDPGHPLADENGDVWEAGVDSAAELVEMIEAARQYQNNVQVLQTAKTLTLDTLRLGQ; encoded by the coding sequence ATGGCCGGTCCCATGAATGTCTTCGATATCGCCGGGCGCGCCATGTCGGCGCAACTCGTGCGGTTGAACACGACCGCGTCCAATCTTGCCAATGCCGGATCGGTTTCCGGCACCAAGGAAGGCGCCTTCCGCGCGTTGAAGCCGGTTTTTCAAAGTGTCGGCGACGCGCCCGGCATGGCGACGGTTTCCGTGCAGGATGTCGTGCAGGCGGGCACCGAGCCTACCAAGCGCCACGACCCCGGCCATCCTTTGGCGGACGAGAATGGCGATGTGTGGGAAGCCGGCGTCGACAGCGCCGCCGAGCTGGTCGAAATGATCGAAGCCGCCCGCCAATATCAGAACAATGTGCAGGTTTTGCAGACCGCAAAGACCCTTACCCTCGATACCTTGAGGCTCGGCCAATGA
- a CDS encoding flagellar hook protein FlgE, which translates to MSFYTSLSGLKGAQADLATVSNNVANVNSYGFKKSMTLFGDIASGSRTTPGYGTRLKAIEQQFMQGGFEATARELDIAITGNGFLVTRSSLTGGPTLFTRNGHLSLSEDNYLMDAAGGYVQVMPVDNDGNVTSMELEAVSYLQVPELSGTPRATSEMNISLTLPSSASIPVAPFDRLDPNSYNHSVQTTVNDSEGRSIPSTIYYRRTSATTWETRLFVGNTEVSSNPLIPTPPTPLTLTFDAGTGALTAPLTRVNYAPVTPGGSSTPLNIGISYPAATTRQAASAFDLASLTQNGVAVGRLDDISIGDDGMVTATYSNGDTRGLGKVAIANFGNPVGLKQRGDAHWSVTGESGDAVLGEAGSQGFGAIQSGGLERANVDITEELVALISAQRNFQANAKAIETASNMTQSIMNMRT; encoded by the coding sequence ATGTCCTTTTACACTTCCCTTTCCGGCCTCAAAGGCGCCCAGGCCGACCTCGCGACCGTGTCCAACAACGTCGCCAACGTGAACAGTTACGGCTTCAAGAAAAGCATGACCCTGTTCGGCGATATCGCATCCGGCTCACGGACCACGCCAGGCTATGGCACGCGTCTCAAGGCAATCGAGCAACAGTTCATGCAAGGCGGCTTTGAAGCAACGGCCCGGGAATTGGATATTGCGATCACCGGCAATGGCTTCCTTGTCACTAGAAGCAGCCTGACCGGCGGCCCCACCTTGTTCACGCGCAACGGGCATCTTTCCCTTAGTGAAGACAATTATTTGATGGATGCTGCGGGCGGGTATGTGCAGGTAATGCCCGTCGACAATGACGGCAACGTGACCTCAATGGAGCTGGAGGCGGTGTCATATCTCCAGGTTCCGGAATTATCGGGCACTCCCCGTGCCACAAGCGAGATGAATATCTCACTGACGCTTCCGAGCAGTGCGAGCATTCCGGTTGCGCCCTTCGACAGGCTGGATCCGAACAGCTATAATCACAGCGTTCAGACGACGGTGAACGACAGCGAGGGACGCTCCATCCCCTCGACCATTTACTATCGCCGCACGTCGGCCACAACTTGGGAAACCCGCTTGTTCGTTGGGAACACTGAGGTCAGTTCCAACCCCCTGATTCCAACACCTCCCACCCCCTTGACCCTGACCTTCGACGCCGGAACCGGTGCGCTGACCGCGCCGCTGACACGCGTCAATTATGCGCCGGTGACGCCCGGCGGCTCGTCGACGCCATTGAACATCGGCATATCCTATCCAGCGGCGACAACCCGGCAGGCCGCATCCGCATTCGATCTTGCAAGCCTGACCCAAAATGGCGTGGCGGTAGGACGGCTGGACGATATTTCCATCGGCGATGACGGCATGGTTACGGCCACATATTCCAACGGGGACACACGCGGGCTTGGGAAGGTCGCCATCGCGAATTTCGGCAATCCAGTGGGGCTAAAACAGCGCGGCGACGCCCACTGGTCAGTCACGGGAGAGAGTGGCGATGCGGTGCTTGGCGAAGCGGGCAGCCAAGGTTTCGGAGCCATCCAATCGGGCGGCCTCGAACGCGCCAATGTCGACATTACCGAGGAATTGGTCGCGCTCATCTCCGCGCAGCGCAACTTCCAGGCCAACGCCAAGGCGATCGAGACGGCCAGCAACATGACCCAATCCATCATGAACATGCGGACCTGA
- a CDS encoding sigma-70 family RNA polymerase sigma factor, translating into MALVDPEELATTYKRVPSRTQPEALARAHMGLVRKIAWHVHGRVSTAIDVEDLVQIGMVALVEAANAYEDRGHAFATYAQMRIRGAMIDHLRRHATICRSAMVKRREMAGARERLENRLGRAPSDGEMAAELSITAADYRSMVDETITVRHESLDDVYSDQSLWFADVEDRADDALEREGLKQAIADGIRELPEREAMVLQLYFVEELNLEEIGQTLGIGAARVCQIKKSALDRLRGTLSDWS; encoded by the coding sequence ATGGCGCTCGTTGATCCGGAAGAATTGGCGACCACGTATAAACGCGTGCCATCCCGCACCCAGCCCGAAGCGCTGGCGCGCGCCCATATGGGCCTTGTGCGCAAGATCGCCTGGCATGTCCACGGCCGCGTCTCGACCGCCATCGACGTGGAGGATCTCGTCCAGATCGGCATGGTCGCGCTCGTCGAGGCGGCCAATGCCTATGAGGATCGCGGCCATGCCTTCGCGACCTATGCGCAGATGCGTATCCGCGGTGCGATGATCGACCACCTCCGCCGGCACGCCACCATCTGCCGTTCCGCCATGGTGAAGCGCCGGGAAATGGCGGGCGCCCGGGAACGGCTTGAAAACCGGCTGGGCCGTGCGCCGAGCGATGGGGAAATGGCTGCCGAGCTTAGCATTACCGCCGCCGATTATCGTTCGATGGTCGACGAGACGATCACCGTTCGCCACGAAAGCCTGGACGACGTTTATTCCGACCAGTCTCTGTGGTTCGCCGACGTCGAAGATCGCGCTGATGACGCGCTTGAGCGCGAAGGGCTGAAGCAAGCCATCGCCGACGGCATTCGTGAACTCCCCGAACGTGAGGCGATGGTTCTCCAGCTCTATTTCGTCGAGGAGCTGAACCTTGAGGAAATCGGACAGACCCTCGGCATCGGTGCCGCCCGCGTCTGTCAGATCAAGAAGTCCGCGCTTGATCGCTTGCGGGGAACGCTCAGCGACTGGAGTTAA
- a CDS encoding flagella basal body P-ring formation protein FlgA, with translation MTLFRRTILLAACLAAPAWGQGFEDLDALDARVIAALGAGIGEAGGPARPLDRRLKLAACPAPVTVDAPALGAATLRCEPLGWRIRVPVIVSAAASMGTVKADPIVRKGDQVEITVRGAAFTVSTLGVAEQDGAPGDRIRIRSERKAGPIIGEVTADGRVALAGFK, from the coding sequence ATGACGCTTTTCCGACGCACGATCCTGCTTGCCGCATGTCTGGCCGCTCCCGCCTGGGGGCAAGGTTTCGAGGATTTGGACGCGCTCGATGCGCGCGTGATCGCCGCTTTGGGGGCGGGCATTGGCGAGGCGGGCGGCCCGGCCCGCCCTCTCGACCGCAGGCTGAAACTCGCCGCCTGTCCGGCGCCGGTCACCGTCGACGCCCCCGCGCTCGGCGCGGCGACCCTGCGCTGCGAGCCGCTCGGCTGGCGTATCCGCGTTCCGGTAATCGTGAGCGCTGCTGCGTCGATGGGCACCGTCAAGGCCGATCCCATCGTTCGCAAGGGCGATCAGGTCGAGATCACTGTTCGGGGCGCCGCCTTCACGGTCAGCACGCTGGGCGTCGCCGAGCAAGACGGCGCCCCCGGCGATCGCATCCGCATTCGTTCGGAGCGCAAGGCAGGTCCGATCATCGGCGAAGTCACGGCCGACGGACGGGTCGCCCTCGCCGGATTTAAATAA
- the flgM gene encoding flagellar biosynthesis anti-sigma factor FlgM — protein sequence MMIDGVGNKGVGQIGLQRGQVSRSQSASNDRSGQGIVAAPGNLLADLAAGPPVNAEKIAALKAAIAEGRYPVDPDKIAERMIALDLPLQAAQ from the coding sequence ATGATGATCGACGGTGTGGGGAATAAAGGCGTCGGCCAGATCGGCCTTCAGCGGGGGCAGGTAAGCCGCAGCCAGTCCGCTTCGAATGACAGGTCGGGCCAGGGCATTGTTGCGGCACCGGGCAATCTGCTCGCGGATTTGGCTGCCGGACCGCCAGTCAATGCGGAAAAGATCGCGGCGTTGAAGGCTGCCATCGCCGAAGGGCGCTATCCGGTCGATCCGGACAAGATTGCCGAGCGGATGATCGCGCTCGACCTTCCGCTGCAGGCGGCGCAGTGA
- a CDS encoding flagellar hook assembly protein FlgD, translated as MTTITGTAAPAAAPGATGGASATLDQNAFLRLMTTQLTTQDPFDPMDNTQMVAQLAQFSQVSGIASMSQALQNLAQTLTGGRLSDAAGWIGRSMLVLSDHAAPLGDGSYSGEVHLAEASDDVTVNFVDDTGAVVHSQQMGAKDKGSFAYQWDGKNEAGQAVPGPLKVVVTANDADGKPIQTANASWTRVHSIQSPASGGTAGLLTGLGTLSPDDAIRLA; from the coding sequence ATGACGACGATTACGGGAACCGCCGCACCCGCTGCGGCGCCAGGTGCAACCGGCGGGGCCAGCGCGACGCTCGACCAGAATGCCTTTTTGCGCCTGATGACCACGCAGCTGACCACGCAGGATCCCTTCGATCCGATGGACAATACGCAGATGGTCGCGCAGCTCGCGCAATTCTCGCAGGTGTCCGGCATCGCGTCGATGAGCCAGGCGCTGCAAAATCTCGCGCAGACGCTGACGGGCGGCCGCCTTTCCGACGCCGCGGGCTGGATCGGCCGGTCGATGCTGGTTCTGTCCGATCACGCCGCCCCGCTCGGCGATGGCAGCTATTCGGGCGAGGTTCATCTCGCCGAAGCGTCCGATGATGTGACGGTGAACTTCGTCGACGATACCGGCGCGGTCGTCCACAGCCAGCAGATGGGGGCGAAGGACAAGGGCTCCTTCGCCTATCAATGGGACGGCAAGAATGAAGCGGGCCAGGCCGTTCCCGGCCCCTTGAAGGTCGTCGTCACCGCCAATGATGCGGACGGCAAGCCCATCCAAACCGCCAATGCCAGCTGGACCCGCGTCCACAGCATCCAATCGCCCGCCAGCGGCGGCACCGCAGGCCTGTTGACCGGCCTCGGCACCCTTTCACCCGACGATGCGATCCGCCTCGCCTGA
- a CDS encoding sigma-54 interaction domain-containing protein: protein MSMIGLSEKTVAKHPLLQRWLGGAGIACTVTEAATRQDDIPYVLDASEQAHARSGDLLLDYADAEPALILGDGTRPSLLRFGFEDMSFGHALAAELMRQHWRPACGEPESARLLALAEKVAASDATVLVLGETGTGKEGLARFIHASSRRAKGPFVAVNCAALPETMIEAILFGHRKGSFTGASADGEGLFRAADSGTLLLDEISELPLALQAKLLRALQEKEVLAVGAVRPETVDVRVIACANRDLAADVAEGRFRADLYWRLNVMPLHLQPLSRRRLDVRAIAAAMILRHIPATGLPWPTAAALDRLMAHSWPGNARELENVLQRAILLREGNRIEAADLQIEAAPVPGFSSPRFAEAGRVAQEDVIRAALAATGGHRSRAAERLGISERTLRYRLADMRAAAA from the coding sequence TTGTCGATGATCGGATTGAGCGAAAAGACCGTTGCCAAGCACCCACTCCTGCAAAGGTGGCTGGGTGGCGCCGGTATCGCCTGCACGGTGACGGAAGCCGCGACGCGGCAGGACGATATACCCTACGTCCTCGATGCATCGGAGCAAGCGCACGCACGGAGCGGCGATCTTCTCCTCGACTATGCCGATGCCGAACCGGCGCTGATCCTGGGCGACGGCACTCGTCCATCTTTGCTCCGTTTCGGCTTCGAGGACATGAGTTTCGGCCATGCGCTCGCCGCAGAGCTTATGCGCCAGCATTGGCGGCCGGCCTGCGGCGAACCAGAGAGCGCGCGGCTGCTGGCACTGGCCGAAAAGGTCGCGGCGAGCGATGCGACCGTTCTCGTGCTCGGCGAAACCGGCACCGGCAAGGAAGGGCTAGCCCGCTTCATCCATGCCAGCTCCAGACGGGCCAAGGGCCCATTCGTGGCGGTCAATTGCGCCGCTCTCCCGGAGACGATGATCGAAGCTATCCTGTTCGGCCATCGCAAAGGCAGCTTTACCGGCGCTAGCGCGGACGGGGAGGGGCTGTTCCGCGCGGCGGATAGCGGCACCCTGTTGCTCGACGAGATTTCGGAATTACCGCTGGCGCTTCAGGCGAAGCTGTTGCGCGCCCTTCAGGAAAAGGAAGTGCTCGCTGTCGGCGCCGTGCGTCCCGAAACGGTCGACGTCCGCGTTATTGCCTGTGCCAATCGCGACCTTGCAGCCGACGTTGCCGAAGGCCGCTTCCGCGCCGATCTCTACTGGCGGCTCAATGTCATGCCGCTTCACCTGCAGCCGCTCAGCCGCCGCCGGCTCGACGTGCGCGCGATCGCGGCTGCGATGATCCTGCGCCATATCCCGGCGACGGGGCTCCCTTGGCCGACCGCGGCCGCGCTCGACCGCCTGATGGCGCATAGCTGGCCGGGCAATGCCCGGGAGCTGGAAAATGTCCTGCAGCGCGCGATCCTGCTCCGCGAGGGCAACAGGATCGAAGCCGCCGATCTTCAGATCGAGGCGGCTCCGGTCCCCGGTTTTTCCTCGCCGCGCTTCGCCGAAGCCGGACGGGTGGCCCAGGAAGACGTCATTCGCGCCGCGCTCGCGGCCACGGGCGGACACCGCTCACGCGCCGCCGAGCGGCTGGGGATCAGCGAGCGGACGCTACGCTATCGGCTCGCCGACATGCGGGCGGCGGCGGCGTAA
- a CDS encoding transglycosylase SLT domain-containing protein — protein MFPTTNFRTSAERPSGDRVGQAIAAASARTGVDFRYLMSQARIESGFNPTAKARTSSATGLYQFIDQTWLGTVKDHGAQHGLGWAAEAIGQHSNGHYYVADSAARAAILDLRNQPEAASAMAAEYAAGNRAHLESRLGRPVESVDLYLAHFLGPAGAEQFLTAFDADPSTAAAAILPQAAKANRSIFYREDGSARSVAEIRADFAAKLGDGTERPMPAQAFAQRTAFPPSDAAPRRFGAAREGQVDTGIRPIARPSAEFARISYEMLSNIGRQA, from the coding sequence ATGTTTCCGACGACGAATTTCAGGACCAGTGCAGAACGCCCATCCGGCGATCGGGTCGGCCAAGCGATCGCAGCGGCATCCGCGCGCACCGGCGTGGATTTCCGATATCTGATGAGCCAGGCCCGGATTGAAAGCGGCTTCAACCCAACCGCCAAAGCACGCACGTCGAGTGCCACCGGCCTTTATCAGTTCATCGACCAGACCTGGCTCGGCACGGTCAAGGATCATGGCGCCCAGCATGGCCTTGGTTGGGCGGCGGAAGCCATCGGTCAGCATTCCAACGGTCATTATTATGTCGCCGATAGCGCCGCTCGCGCGGCGATCCTCGACCTGCGCAATCAGCCCGAAGCGGCGTCGGCTATGGCCGCCGAATATGCCGCCGGCAATCGCGCGCATCTCGAATCCCGTCTCGGCCGTCCGGTCGAGAGCGTCGACCTCTATCTCGCGCACTTCCTGGGGCCGGCGGGCGCGGAGCAATTCCTGACCGCGTTCGATGCCGATCCATCCACGGCTGCTGCCGCGATCCTGCCCCAGGCCGCGAAGGCCAATCGCTCCATTTTCTATCGTGAAGATGGCAGCGCCCGCAGCGTTGCCGAAATCCGCGCTGATTTCGCCGCCAAGCTCGGCGACGGGACGGAAAGGCCGATGCCCGCTCAAGCGTTCGCGCAACGCACAGCGTTCCCGCCGTCCGATGCCGCGCCCCGCCGTTTCGGTGCGGCCCGCGAAGGCCAAGTCGACACCGGTATCCGGCCGATCGCCCGCCCTTCCGCCGAATTCGCCCGCATCTCCTATGAAATGCTCTCGAACATCGGACGTCAGGCATGA